A window from Hydrotalea sp. encodes these proteins:
- the recN gene encoding DNA repair protein RecN, with amino-acid sequence MLRTLTIQNLVIIDQVDIDFQSGLNVLTGETGAGKSILLQAIMMVLGEKIESRIIQAGKDSCNVTAEFSFNIISPNLKNLAETHEFPLDEKSKNLTIRRTLKKDGKSKCWINDTLVGITVLQQLAAELVEIEAQGQSHRLTRVESHRDLLDDYGKHKKILDALAGDYKHWQDLLGEKTTLENEIKKSIADREYLRNAKKELEALNINPDEVKELEEKRRALQSAEKTIAALQEIIGYFNDRNGIMAEGLKVSKLLSRMAGDKKNLSAAADAMDSGLTHLQTAQDLLEKELNDVASPDWSLPEIEDRLFALKDIGRKYRRPVEDLGNYLEEINSQLEGSNQQAKKLENIMADIKIAEKKYYATAETLTASRKKSAIDLTDHVMAVLPDLKLPHASFHIDFLPLDNPSNKGVEKIQFLCQTNPGQNKDLLHKIASGGELARFLLAIEQAIGAGVDCLVFDEVDSGVGGATADAVGKLLLKLSTQQQCFVITHSPQVAAIGKHHFRVEKIINKGKTTSSVKKLNPEERVMEIARMLSAESITKEAEAQAKQLLGR; translated from the coding sequence ATGCTTAGAACCCTTACCATTCAAAACTTAGTCATCATCGACCAGGTTGATATCGATTTTCAATCTGGCCTGAATGTTTTGACCGGCGAAACCGGTGCCGGCAAATCCATTTTGTTGCAGGCCATTATGATGGTGCTGGGGGAAAAAATCGAAAGCCGTATTATCCAGGCTGGCAAGGATTCATGCAACGTAACCGCCGAATTTTCATTTAACATCATTTCGCCCAACCTGAAAAACCTGGCCGAAACCCATGAATTCCCGCTGGATGAAAAAAGCAAGAACCTTACCATCCGCCGAACCCTGAAAAAAGATGGCAAAAGCAAATGTTGGATAAATGACACGCTGGTCGGCATCACGGTGTTGCAACAATTGGCCGCCGAATTGGTCGAGATTGAGGCGCAGGGGCAAAGCCACCGCCTGACGCGGGTCGAAAGCCACCGCGATTTGCTGGATGATTACGGCAAACATAAAAAAATTCTCGACGCGCTGGCCGGCGATTATAAACATTGGCAAGATTTGCTGGGCGAAAAAACCACCTTGGAAAATGAAATAAAAAAATCAATCGCCGACCGCGAATACCTGCGCAACGCAAAAAAAGAATTGGAGGCATTGAACATCAACCCCGATGAGGTAAAAGAATTAGAAGAAAAACGCCGCGCCCTGCAATCGGCCGAAAAAACCATCGCCGCCTTGCAGGAAATCATCGGCTATTTTAACGACCGCAACGGCATCATGGCCGAGGGGTTGAAGGTATCAAAATTATTGTCGCGCATGGCGGGCGATAAAAAAAACCTGAGTGCGGCGGCGGATGCGATGGACAGCGGCCTGACCCATTTGCAAACCGCGCAGGATTTATTGGAAAAAGAATTGAACGATGTCGCCAGCCCCGATTGGTCGTTGCCGGAGATTGAGGATAGGCTGTTCGCGCTGAAAGACATCGGTCGAAAATACCGCCGGCCGGTCGAGGATTTGGGAAATTATTTGGAAGAAATTAATAGCCAATTGGAGGGCAGTAACCAGCAAGCAAAAAAATTAGAAAATATCATGGCCGATATAAAAATTGCTGAAAAAAAATATTATGCCACCGCCGAAACCCTGACCGCGTCGCGCAAAAAATCCGCTATCGATTTAACCGACCATGTCATGGCGGTCTTGCCCGATTTGAAATTGCCCCACGCCAGTTTTCACATCGATTTCTTGCCGCTTGATAACCCGTCGAACAAAGGTGTCGAGAAAATTCAATTTCTTTGCCAAACCAACCCGGGGCAGAATAAAGATTTACTTCACAAAATTGCCTCGGGCGGGGAATTGGCGCGGTTTTTATTGGCTATCGAACAGGCGATTGGTGCCGGCGTCGATTGCCTGGTGTTTGACGAGGTCGATAGCGGGGTCGGCGGCGCAACCGCCGACGCGGTTGGAAAATTATTATTAAAATTGAGCACGCAACAACAATGTTTTGTCATCACCCATTCGCCGCAGGTGGCGGCCATCGGCAAGCACCATTTCCGTGTTGAAAAAATAATAAACAAAGGCAAAACCACCTCGTCGGTAAAAAAACTAAACCCCGAGGAACGAGTCATGGAAATTGCCCGCATGCTGTCGGCCGAAAGCATCACCAAGGAGGCCGAAGCCCAAGCCAAACAATTGCTCGGCCGATAA
- the purD gene encoding phosphoribosylamine--glycine ligase yields MKILLIGSGAREHAMARVIALSPLCDELWVAPGNPGIATLNRDHSGAAPTNIIAISANDIADLVAFAVETKISFVVCGPEDPLTLGLYDAMTAAGIACLGPSRAAAALEGSKIMMKDLAQRNNIPTARYEHFTDATAANQFAKKLWDETHKPIVIKTDGLAAGKGVVIAETLAAAAATIDAILVQKKFGPAGDEIIIEEFLTGQELSYFVLSDGTNGVFMGTAEDHKQAFDNDQGPNTGGMGAFTPSPILNAALQAQIERDIVAPTIAGMNSIGAPYVGVLFFGLMVENNHATLLEINIRLGDPEAAVVLETMQTDLLIAMMSAQKHALEDFSIKHWHNQQGQPQTALAVVMAAEGYPEQPQKGQEITLPTSLPDGCRLLHAGTALNSDGKLIASGGRVLTLVATADDIPAARAKIYGAIKTINFPRSFYRSDIGARKKQK; encoded by the coding sequence ATGAAAATTTTACTTATTGGTTCTGGCGCGCGCGAACATGCCATGGCGCGCGTCATCGCCCTATCCCCCCTATGCGACGAATTATGGGTCGCGCCCGGCAACCCCGGCATCGCCACCCTGAACCGCGACCACTCGGGTGCGGCACCAACCAACATCATCGCCATTTCCGCCAACGACATTGCCGATTTGGTGGCCTTCGCGGTCGAGACAAAAATATCATTCGTTGTTTGCGGACCGGAGGATCCCCTGACCCTGGGCCTATACGATGCCATGACGGCGGCGGGCATTGCCTGCCTGGGCCCCAGCCGTGCCGCCGCGGCGTTGGAGGGGTCAAAAATCATGATGAAGGATCTGGCGCAACGCAACAACATACCCACCGCGCGTTACGAACATTTTACCGATGCCACCGCCGCCAACCAATTTGCAAAAAAATTATGGGATGAAACACACAAACCCATCGTGATAAAAACCGACGGCCTGGCCGCCGGCAAGGGGGTGGTGATTGCCGAAACGCTCGCCGCCGCCGCCGCCACCATCGACGCCATATTGGTGCAAAAAAAATTCGGGCCTGCGGGGGATGAAATTATCATCGAGGAATTTTTGACCGGCCAAGAATTATCCTATTTCGTCTTGAGCGACGGCACCAACGGCGTTTTCATGGGAACGGCCGAAGACCACAAACAGGCGTTCGATAATGACCAAGGGCCCAACACCGGCGGGATGGGCGCCTTCACCCCCAGCCCAATATTGAACGCCGCGTTGCAAGCGCAAATCGAACGCGACATTGTTGCCCCGACCATCGCCGGCATGAATTCCATCGGCGCGCCATATGTTGGGGTGTTGTTTTTCGGCCTGATGGTCGAGAACAACCACGCCACGTTGTTGGAAATAAACATCCGATTGGGCGACCCGGAGGCCGCCGTGGTGTTAGAAACCATGCAAACCGATTTGTTGATAGCAATGATGTCGGCGCAGAAGCACGCGCTGGAGGATTTTTCCATCAAACATTGGCACAACCAACAGGGCCAACCGCAAACCGCCCTGGCGGTGGTGATGGCGGCCGAGGGTTACCCCGAGCAACCACAGAAAGGCCAAGAAATTACCTTGCCGACGTCATTACCCGATGGTTGTCGCCTACTCCACGCCGGCACCGCCCTTAACAGCGATGGAAAATTAATCGCGAGCGGCGGCCGCGTCTTGACGTTGGTTGCGACCGCCGATGATATACCGGCGGCGCGGGCAAAAATTTACGGCGCAATAAAAACCATAAACTTTCCCCGCAGTTTTTATCGGTCTGATATTGGCGCAAGAAAAAAACAAAAATAA
- a CDS encoding DNA polymerase III subunit chi, with product MAQEKNKNNSPVFDPITMATIPLSFYLFQPAARDHGLAAMLQKHLARDKRAMVMVDDAPSAKKIDDILWDYSQDEFLPHDIIHHDETDRTQPVLIMPLDSIASNGEEKVGFKNHNQASAIFFMPNQSGDITTILKTEPQLNHGIEQWLFLFSQHDNHHESIMAKIFAMVSNDAKNFTLTQWQQTAKGGWQAQSQNQAQTSGQ from the coding sequence TTGGCGCAAGAAAAAAACAAAAATAATTCACCCGTATTTGACCCTATCACCATGGCGACCATCCCCCTTAGTTTTTATCTTTTTCAACCGGCGGCGCGCGACCATGGTTTGGCGGCGATGTTGCAAAAACACCTGGCGCGCGACAAACGCGCCATGGTGATGGTTGACGACGCGCCATCAGCAAAAAAAATCGATGATATTTTATGGGACTATAGCCAGGACGAATTCTTGCCGCATGATATTATTCATCATGACGAAACCGACCGCACGCAACCGGTTTTGATTATGCCGCTTGATAGCATCGCTAGCAACGGCGAAGAAAAAGTCGGCTTCAAAAATCACAACCAAGCCTCGGCGATTTTTTTTATGCCAAACCAATCCGGCGACATCACCACTATTTTAAAAACCGAGCCCCAGCTCAACCATGGTATCGAACAATGGCTGTTTTTATTTTCGCAACATGACAATCACCACGAATCAATCATGGCAAAAATTTTTGCCATGGTTAGCAATGATGCCAAAAACTTTACCCTGACCCAATGGCAACAAACGGCAAAGGGCGGCTGGCAAGCTCAAAGTCAAAACCAAGCCCAGACTAGCGGGCAATAA
- the fabI gene encoding enoyl-ACP reductase FabI — protein MTDKNTAGLMAGKKGLILGVANDKSIAWGIASALHNAGATLGFTYQGEVLEKRVRPLAESIGSTFLEPCDVTNDADIDKLFTKVKEKFGTIDFLVHAIAFSDKNELTGEYLATSRKNFLSSLDISCYSFTALAQRADKIMPNGGSLVTLTYYGAERVMPHYNVMGVAKAALEASVKYLAMDMGKRNIRVNAISAGPIKTLAASGIGDFRFMLKWNEINSPLKRNVTIDDVGNTGLYLLSDLSSGVSGEVVHVDAGYHITGMAQDMEKTAELLKEFNKG, from the coding sequence ATGACAGACAAAAACACCGCCGGATTAATGGCCGGTAAAAAAGGCTTAATCCTTGGCGTCGCCAACGATAAATCGATCGCTTGGGGCATTGCCAGCGCGTTGCACAATGCGGGGGCGACCTTGGGCTTCACCTACCAGGGGGAGGTGTTGGAAAAACGCGTTCGCCCGCTGGCCGAATCGATTGGTTCGACATTTTTGGAACCATGTGATGTCACCAACGACGCCGATATCGACAAGCTGTTTACCAAAGTGAAAGAAAAATTTGGCACGATAGATTTTTTGGTGCATGCCATTGCCTTTTCCGACAAAAACGAATTGACCGGCGAATACCTCGCCACCAGCCGCAAAAACTTCCTCAGCAGTTTGGATATTTCTTGCTATTCATTCACCGCCCTGGCGCAACGGGCTGATAAAATCATGCCGAACGGTGGGTCATTGGTTACCTTGACCTATTACGGGGCCGAACGCGTCATGCCGCATTACAATGTGATGGGTGTGGCCAAGGCCGCGCTGGAGGCGTCGGTTAAATATTTGGCGATGGATATGGGCAAGCGCAATATTCGCGTTAACGCCATTTCGGCCGGGCCGATAAAAACCCTGGCCGCGTCGGGGATTGGCGATTTTCGTTTTATGTTAAAATGGAACGAAATCAACAGCCCGCTGAAACGCAATGTAACTATCGACGATGTCGGCAACACCGGCCTTTATCTATTGTCCGATTTATCATCGGGCGTCAGTGGCGAGGTGGTTCACGTCGACGCCGGTTACCACATTACCGGCATGGCCCAGGACATGGAAAAAACCGCCGAATTGTTAAAGGAATTTAACAAGGGGTAG
- the pdxH gene encoding pyridoxamine 5'-phosphate oxidase has translation MNNGPQTINAQPLASQPIISLGDKNPFDIFAAWFAVAKTTEPNDPNAMALSTVDRAGRISSRMVLLKDFSKEGFVFYTNSQSDKGNALRDNPRAALLFHWKSLRQQIRIEGHITMVSTQEADDYFHSRPVDSQIGAWASAQSRPMATPDDLKNNLAKYKKQFADLLGGGKIPRPDYWLGYSLTPERFEFWQDQPNRLHDRLVFIKQGDGFRSEILFP, from the coding sequence ATGAATAACGGCCCGCAAACTATAAACGCGCAACCCCTTGCATCCCAGCCGATTATATCATTGGGTGACAAAAACCCGTTTGATATTTTTGCCGCCTGGTTCGCCGTCGCCAAAACAACCGAACCCAACGACCCGAATGCCATGGCCCTAAGCACCGTTGACCGCGCCGGTCGCATCAGCAGTCGCATGGTGTTGCTGAAAGATTTTTCAAAAGAAGGTTTTGTCTTTTACACCAACAGCCAGAGCGATAAGGGCAATGCCCTGCGCGATAACCCGCGCGCCGCCCTGCTGTTCCATTGGAAATCCTTGCGCCAACAGATAAGGATAGAAGGCCATATCACCATGGTCAGCACCCAAGAAGCCGATGATTATTTTCATTCGCGACCGGTTGATAGCCAAATTGGTGCCTGGGCGTCGGCGCAATCACGGCCGATGGCGACGCCCGATGATTTAAAAAACAACCTTGCCAAATACAAAAAACAATTTGCCGATTTGCTGGGCGGCGGCAAAATCCCCCGCCCTGATTATTGGCTGGGTTATAGCCTGACCCCCGAACGATTTGAATTTTGGCAAGACCAGCCCAATCGCCTGCATGACCGATTGGTTTTTATAAAACAGGGCGATGGTTTCCGCAGTGAGATTTTGTTTCCGTAA
- a CDS encoding TIGR00645 family protein: MKKASKPTKTRRPQPWRNIEKKMEYLIFFSRWFQMPIYMGLVAALFFYALHFLKELWHLFQVGFNSDSSELGIMLIILNMVDAVLISNLLVIVIIGGWDTFVSRLDLENEKDQPDWLSHVSAWVLKTKLATAIVSITAVHLLTSFINVDEIDDRLLIWQIIIHIVLLVSAIAIALIARSALAGEKGKHN, translated from the coding sequence ATGAAAAAAGCAAGCAAACCAACAAAAACCCGGCGGCCACAGCCATGGCGCAATATCGAAAAAAAAATGGAATATTTGATATTTTTTAGTCGATGGTTTCAAATGCCAATTTATATGGGGTTGGTCGCCGCGTTGTTTTTCTATGCGCTTCATTTTTTGAAAGAGTTATGGCATTTGTTCCAAGTCGGGTTTAACAGTGACTCGAGCGAGCTTGGGATAATGTTGATTATTTTAAACATGGTCGATGCGGTGCTGATATCGAATTTGCTGGTTATTGTTATTATCGGCGGGTGGGATACATTTGTTTCGCGGTTGGATTTGGAAAATGAAAAAGACCAACCCGATTGGTTGTCGCATGTTAGCGCATGGGTGTTAAAAACCAAATTGGCAACGGCAATTGTCAGCATTACCGCGGTTCATTTATTGACCAGTTTTATCAACGTCGATGAAATCGATGACCGATTATTGATATGGCAAATTATCATTCACATCGTGTTGTTGGTATCGGCGATTGCTATCGCCTTGATTGCCCGTTCCGCCCTTGCTGGCGAAAAGGGAAAACATAATTAA
- a CDS encoding ABC transporter ATP-binding protein, with product MKSPLKKDIILLKKLWRGYLFHYRWHYPLIILLMVITALSTAAIAKLVEPAIDKGLTMAEQHDLTYLFWLGGGFFLTSTLRGFALLGQTVLLQRISTNVIESLRREIFSALQTRPLELLTSEGTSKEISRFTNDVNIVIGNLGNLLVNVGKDFPTFVFLIGLLFTYNWLMTLAIVILFPLFALPVRILGRRIRELSHRQQLQSGEMVAVLDDSLKGAKHVRAYGLEEWQRARVNQSFADNSRTAKKSNLMKAWSNPSMNIILGIIYFMTLAMAGYSISRGLMTQGQFTGYLFTLMLAFAPIRALAGVTANINDAAPALERIFELVQEEAKRPKVTAGKELVINNGTIVFDKISFAYPDGREIFKNFSLTVPGGKTVALVGASGAGKSTLMNLIPRLYQLSGGRILIDGQDIKNCSLESLRKKIALVSQEQGLFDVSIHDNIWVGDLSADEAAIKKAATRAEAVNFINHLPHGFRTRAGELGNALSGGQKQRVSLARAFLRDAPIILLDEVTSALDAKTEKSLQKTWEELLRNRTALIIAHRLATVKKADIILVLDKGQIHEQGTHDELMKRNGLYAELAREQLVGE from the coding sequence ATGAAGAGCCCTCTTAAAAAAGATATCATCCTTTTAAAAAAACTTTGGCGCGGTTATCTTTTTCATTATCGCTGGCATTACCCGTTGATTATCTTGCTGATGGTCATCACCGCCCTGTCGACCGCCGCCATCGCCAAATTGGTTGAACCGGCGATTGATAAGGGGCTGACGATGGCCGAACAACATGACCTGACTTATCTTTTCTGGTTGGGTGGCGGATTTTTTCTCACCTCGACATTGCGTGGCTTCGCCCTGCTGGGGCAAACGGTCTTGTTGCAACGTATCAGCACCAATGTCATCGAATCGCTCCGCCGCGAAATTTTTTCTGCCCTGCAAACGCGCCCGCTCGAGCTCCTAACCAGCGAGGGCACATCGAAAGAAATATCGCGCTTCACCAACGATGTTAATATCGTCATCGGCAACCTGGGCAACCTGTTGGTCAATGTGGGCAAAGACTTCCCGACCTTTGTTTTTCTGATTGGTTTGCTTTTCACCTACAATTGGTTGATGACCCTGGCGATTGTCATTTTGTTTCCCTTGTTCGCCCTACCGGTCAGAATCCTCGGCCGGCGGATTCGCGAATTATCGCACCGCCAACAATTGCAATCGGGCGAAATGGTCGCCGTGTTGGACGATAGTTTAAAGGGCGCAAAACACGTGCGCGCCTACGGGTTGGAGGAATGGCAAAGGGCGCGCGTCAATCAATCCTTCGCCGACAACAGCCGCACCGCAAAAAAATCCAACCTGATGAAGGCCTGGTCGAATCCGTCGATGAATATCATCTTGGGCATTATTTATTTTATGACACTGGCGATGGCGGGCTACAGCATCTCTCGCGGCTTGATGACCCAAGGGCAATTTACCGGCTACCTCTTCACCCTCATGCTGGCCTTCGCGCCGATTCGCGCCCTGGCCGGCGTTACCGCCAATATCAACGACGCCGCACCGGCGTTGGAGCGGATTTTTGAACTGGTGCAGGAAGAGGCCAAACGCCCCAAAGTAACCGCCGGCAAAGAATTGGTCATCAACAATGGCACCATCGTTTTCGACAAAATAAGTTTTGCCTACCCCGATGGGCGCGAAATTTTTAAAAATTTTTCCTTGACCGTGCCGGGCGGCAAAACCGTTGCCCTGGTTGGCGCGTCGGGCGCGGGTAAATCAACCCTGATGAATCTTATCCCGCGGCTTTACCAATTAAGCGGTGGCAGGATTTTAATCGATGGCCAAGATATAAAAAATTGTTCGCTCGAATCGTTGCGCAAAAAAATCGCGCTGGTCAGCCAAGAACAAGGCCTGTTCGATGTCAGCATCCACGATAATATCTGGGTGGGTGATTTATCAGCCGATGAAGCCGCAATAAAAAAAGCCGCCACCCGGGCCGAGGCTGTCAATTTTATCAACCACCTGCCCCACGGGTTTCGCACCCGCGCCGGTGAATTGGGCAACGCCCTGTCGGGTGGGCAAAAACAACGGGTCTCGCTGGCGCGCGCTTTTTTACGCGACGCGCCGATTATTTTGTTGGACGAGGTCACCTCCGCGCTCGACGCCAAAACCGAAAAATCGTTACAAAAAACGTGGGAAGAATTGTTGCGCAACCGCACCGCCCTTATCATTGCGCACCGCCTGGCCACGGTGAAAAAAGCCGACATCATCTTGGTGCTTGATAAGGGGCAAATCCACGAGCAAGGCACCCACGATGAATTGATGAAGCGCAACGGGCTTTACGCCGAATTGGCGCGCGAACAATTGGTTGGCGAATAA
- a CDS encoding glycosyltransferase N-terminal domain-containing protein → MKKKYQPLLLFYYNLCLVVDVFLLLVWLVVGLTRWLLRAEGTAMIKERFGFWPHHRTLLRAIGTRKIIWLHAPSLGETRSVLPIISNLEKNHGDIFFIITCQSPSARLALASFLRDALPKNNFYLTLSPFDNLWLLKNKWRGLRPRFFFLAESDFLPRRALWLAVNRVPAVLLNGRMSKKSFFFFNFIMRWTWGRVIFRNLDAIWAQSSTAQNYLSRLSDKNIFYHGNLKLFKTADTPKKNLVAFYKQAIPADKQPLLFSCLHPGEEKMLLDLYKKFPELKKYFFAIIVPRHPTRAVWQKSFHLRAAAVGLTSRDFLLVSSFGHLASLYHLCPLVLLGGSWARRGGHNPKEALDQGCCLLHGPHVGNAVDIYTDTDGRRITFMVDGLDAIYKKIIWFKKLSSAEQQQFVSRTKKWQGNQRDNIATINNIIAPMVSRALRDD, encoded by the coding sequence ATGAAAAAAAAATACCAGCCGTTATTATTGTTCTACTACAATCTATGTTTGGTGGTCGATGTTTTTTTATTGCTGGTGTGGTTGGTGGTTGGCCTGACGCGCTGGCTATTGCGCGCCGAGGGCACGGCAATGATAAAAGAACGTTTCGGTTTTTGGCCACACCATCGCACATTGTTGCGCGCCATTGGCACGCGTAAAATCATCTGGCTTCATGCCCCATCGTTGGGTGAAACCCGCTCGGTGTTGCCCATCATCAGCAACCTAGAAAAAAATCACGGCGATATTTTTTTTATCATCACCTGCCAATCGCCATCGGCGCGGCTCGCCCTGGCAAGTTTCTTGCGCGACGCCCTGCCAAAAAATAATTTTTATCTGACCTTAAGCCCGTTTGATAATTTGTGGTTATTAAAAAATAAATGGCGTGGGTTACGACCAAGGTTTTTTTTCTTGGCCGAATCTGATTTCTTGCCGCGCCGCGCCCTGTGGTTGGCGGTCAACCGCGTGCCAGCTGTCTTGTTAAATGGCCGGATGAGTAAGAAAAGTTTTTTTTTCTTCAACTTCATCATGCGCTGGACATGGGGGCGGGTTATCTTTCGCAACCTCGACGCCATCTGGGCGCAATCATCGACCGCGCAAAATTATTTGTCGCGTCTGTCCGACAAAAATATTTTTTATCACGGCAATTTAAAATTATTTAAAACCGCCGACACCCCGAAAAAAAACTTGGTGGCATTTTATAAACAGGCGATTCCGGCCGACAAACAACCTTTGTTATTTTCCTGCCTGCACCCTGGGGAGGAAAAAATGCTACTCGACCTTTATAAAAAATTTCCAGAATTAAAAAAATATTTTTTTGCCATCATCGTGCCGCGCCACCCGACACGCGCCGTTTGGCAAAAATCTTTTCATTTGCGTGCCGCGGCGGTTGGGTTGACGTCGCGCGATTTTCTGCTCGTCTCCTCCTTTGGTCATTTGGCCAGTCTTTATCACCTCTGCCCCTTGGTGTTGCTCGGTGGTTCGTGGGCGCGGCGCGGCGGCCATAACCCGAAGGAAGCCCTTGACCAGGGTTGTTGCCTATTGCACGGCCCGCATGTCGGCAACGCGGTTGATATTTACACCGATACCGACGGGCGACGCATTACCTTCATGGTCGACGGGCTTGACGCCATTTATAAAAAAATTATTTGGTTCAAAAAATTATCATCGGCCGAACAACAGCAATTTGTCAGCCGCACCAAAAAATGGCAGGGCAACCAGCGCGACAACATCGCCACCATCAACAATATTATTGCACCCATGGTAAGCCGCGCGCTGAGGGATGATTGA
- the msrB gene encoding peptide-methionine (R)-S-oxide reductase MsrB: MIDMLLWWHHPKNLSAGQKILFWSVLPLWCFLLWPLAVLWQILRLLRKIFQTIVFRQPVTDLPILLVGNIVVGGGGKTPVVAMLHRYFPRSVTLVKNYKAAWRWPSPAVLIEKNKKLAGAMDEAQLHALGNRFTTPSSGASDVVLCKNRRAGLRLIEKLRQQKKYELIIADDGFEDYSFRPTITLLTCQADFGLGNGLPLPLGPLRQLLPLVVNRRTRRPDAWLWLRDKFTAANNLPTSIANMSAPIFLLKKNYRAPFSKGTRLVPFAGIARPGAFFNGVKKLGGKVVASKKFIDHYQFSDRDIKNLENLATKHHAQLITTQKDFVRLSPDVAKNILTMPLSIDGDPTLIDFIKRKLYNNNMKKIEKDWKKILPADVYHITREKGTERAFTGKYNDHHEKGVYHCRCCGAELFSASDKFDSGTGWPSFTKPAKDKMVAEEADNGFFMKRTEVLCNACDAHLGHVFPDGPEPTGLRYCINSASLDFKKK, from the coding sequence ATGATTGACATGTTGCTATGGTGGCATCACCCGAAAAACCTATCCGCCGGCCAAAAAATTTTATTCTGGTCGGTATTGCCACTGTGGTGTTTTTTGCTTTGGCCGCTCGCTGTTTTATGGCAAATCTTGCGGCTGTTGCGGAAAATTTTTCAGACAATAGTTTTTCGTCAACCGGTAACCGACCTGCCGATTTTGTTGGTCGGCAATATCGTGGTCGGTGGTGGTGGAAAAACGCCGGTGGTGGCGATGCTCCATCGCTATTTTCCACGGTCGGTCACATTGGTCAAAAATTATAAGGCCGCTTGGCGATGGCCGTCACCCGCCGTCTTAATCGAAAAAAATAAAAAACTTGCCGGCGCGATGGATGAGGCGCAACTCCACGCGCTTGGCAATAGGTTTACAACGCCCAGCTCCGGCGCCAGCGACGTCGTGTTGTGCAAAAATCGTCGCGCCGGTTTGCGCTTGATTGAAAAACTGCGGCAACAAAAAAAATACGAACTCATCATCGCCGACGATGGGTTCGAGGATTATAGCTTCCGCCCGACCATCACCCTCCTCACCTGCCAGGCTGATTTTGGCTTGGGCAACGGCCTGCCCCTGCCGCTCGGGCCGCTCCGCCAACTATTGCCCTTGGTTGTCAATCGCCGCACGCGCCGGCCAGACGCTTGGTTGTGGTTGCGTGATAAATTTACCGCCGCCAACAATTTGCCAACCTCTATTGCCAATATGTCAGCACCAATTTTTTTATTAAAAAAAAATTACCGCGCGCCGTTCAGTAAAGGGACGCGGCTTGTCCCCTTCGCCGGCATCGCCCGGCCCGGGGCATTTTTCAACGGCGTCAAAAAACTTGGCGGCAAGGTGGTGGCGAGCAAAAAATTTATCGACCACTACCAATTTTCTGACCGCGATATAAAAAACTTAGAAAATTTAGCAACAAAACATCACGCGCAATTGATTACCACGCAAAAAGATTTCGTGCGCCTATCGCCCGATGTTGCAAAAAATATATTGACCATGCCGCTCAGCATCGACGGCGACCCAACTTTAATTGATTTTATTAAAAGGAAGTTGTATAATAATAATATGAAAAAAATAGAAAAAGATTGGAAAAAAATCTTACCAGCGGATGTGTATCACATCACCCGCGAAAAAGGGACCGAGCGTGCCTTCACCGGCAAATATAATGACCACCATGAAAAGGGGGTCTATCATTGCCGTTGCTGTGGTGCCGAGCTTTTTTCGGCCAGCGACAAATTCGATTCCGGCACCGGTTGGCCCAGTTTTACCAAACCGGCGAAGGACAAAATGGTGGCCGAGGAAGCCGATAATGGATTTTTTATGAAACGCACCGAGGTTTTGTGCAACGCCTGCGACGCACACCTTGGCCATGTCTTCCCCGACGGGCCGGAACCAACCGGTTTGCGTTACTGCATCAATTCGGCGTCGCTTGATTTTAAGAAAAAATAA